A single genomic interval of uncultured Pseudodesulfovibrio sp. harbors:
- a CDS encoding ABC transporter transmembrane domain-containing protein — protein MDLSYFKEQKSFMKDLRALPKLMHSSLDLLLASLGINVLSLALPIVLMQVYDRIVPTRATSTLLWLVIGFLCALILESILRVCRSTVTNWMSARFEHSVAHACVSRWLNCVLDDFERDGAGVHLDRLRAVNTLQTFYAGQAFLLMLDLPFAFLFLTVIAFLGGWSVAAYLVFMVTVFMVIISFIRKRYSVDRLRQKHQADRRYNFLVEALSGIHTVKAITLEESMLRRHERLEAEGAHIDYDVIFVGNLPVSLGNMFSQMILFGVLFVGGSLAIGGHMTLGSLAACTLLSGRFFQPFRSLASFWVRHADIQIAKDQIKSIADLREESDMSSPCLPEEIDGTIELDGVSFRYGQNSPLIFDEINLKIENREMVCLSPQGGRGTTTLLNLIYGLMPPDSGRTLIDGHDMASICHNDYKGRIEYIAQQGVLFNGTIFDNLTLFNPAYRDAAMDAAALLRLDDILSELPLGYETQVGNRLYEFLSTGVIQRICLARALTIRPRILLLDKVNEAMDAESDQLFLWLLKKLKGNCTIVMATANPRILTMADTIYQLAGGKLIRVEADQCF, from the coding sequence ATGGATTTATCGTATTTCAAAGAACAAAAAAGTTTCATGAAAGACCTCAGGGCGCTGCCGAAACTCATGCACAGTTCGCTTGATCTCTTGCTTGCGTCCCTAGGCATCAATGTCCTTTCTCTGGCCCTGCCCATAGTGCTCATGCAGGTTTATGACCGCATTGTCCCAACGCGGGCCACCAGCACCTTGCTCTGGTTGGTAATCGGGTTTTTATGTGCACTGATACTGGAATCGATTCTCCGTGTCTGCCGTTCAACTGTCACCAATTGGATGTCTGCCCGTTTTGAGCACAGTGTGGCTCACGCTTGTGTCAGCCGTTGGCTTAACTGTGTCCTTGATGATTTTGAACGGGATGGAGCCGGAGTTCACCTTGATCGGCTCAGGGCGGTGAACACCCTGCAAACTTTTTATGCAGGGCAAGCTTTTCTGCTTATGCTGGATTTGCCGTTTGCATTCCTGTTCCTGACAGTGATCGCTTTTCTCGGCGGCTGGTCAGTGGCGGCATATCTCGTTTTTATGGTTACGGTTTTTATGGTGATCATCAGTTTTATCCGTAAACGGTACAGCGTGGATAGGCTGAGGCAGAAGCATCAGGCAGATCGGCGCTATAATTTTCTTGTGGAGGCTTTAAGCGGTATCCACACCGTCAAGGCCATCACTTTGGAAGAATCCATGTTGCGACGTCATGAGCGGTTGGAGGCAGAAGGTGCCCATATTGACTATGACGTCATTTTTGTAGGCAATTTGCCAGTCAGTCTTGGCAACATGTTTTCCCAGATGATTCTTTTCGGTGTCCTGTTTGTTGGAGGAAGTCTCGCCATCGGCGGACATATGACGCTTGGCAGTCTTGCGGCATGCACGTTGCTGAGCGGGCGTTTTTTTCAGCCGTTCAGAAGTCTGGCGTCTTTCTGGGTACGTCATGCGGACATACAGATAGCCAAGGATCAGATTAAGAGTATCGCCGATTTGCGTGAGGAATCAGATATGTCTTCCCCATGTCTCCCCGAAGAAATTGACGGCACCATTGAACTGGATGGGGTTTCTTTTCGATACGGACAGAACTCGCCTCTAATTTTTGATGAAATCAATTTGAAGATTGAGAACAGGGAGATGGTTTGTCTGAGTCCCCAAGGAGGACGCGGAACGACCACTCTGCTTAATTTGATTTACGGTTTGATGCCTCCAGATTCTGGCCGGACCCTTATTGATGGACATGACATGGCTTCAATTTGCCATAACGATTACAAGGGACGCATTGAATACATTGCTCAGCAAGGAGTTTTGTTTAACGGAACGATCTTCGATAATTTGACATTGTTCAACCCGGCGTATCGGGATGCGGCAATGGATGCGGCCGCGCTGCTTCGGTTGGATGATATTCTTTCAGAGCTGCCTCTTGGGTATGAAACGCAAGTCGGCAATAGGTTGTATGAGTTCCTGTCCACCGGCGTGATCCAGCGTATCTGTCTGGCGCGGGCCTTGACCATCAGGCCCCGGATATTGTTGCTCGACAAGGTGAATGAGGCCATGGACGCGGAAAGCGACCAGCTTTTTCTCTGGTTGCTTAAAAAGCTCAAGGGGAACTGTACCATTGTCATGGCAACGGCCAACCCGAGGATTTTGACAATGGCCGACACAATTTACCAGCTGGCTGGCGGCAAATTGATTCGTGTGGAGGCAGACCAATGCTTCTGA
- a CDS encoding hemerythrin family protein gives MLLMQNRKTSRNELAWMRWVLQSARTWDDVSGIVRTIGIHVVDEDHRKFTQYALDLNLIINALNNRDASFENLHRGEEIFQQLLDYAEIHFSHEERIMRDRKSPMLTQHLEQHGMFMGMIEGHYHDFKRGRLQMVSGLKLSILDWWVNHINVVDYQTFVLGEIGGKEAGEYAESD, from the coding sequence ATGCTTCTGATGCAGAACAGGAAGACTTCCAGAAATGAACTGGCCTGGATGCGATGGGTTCTTCAGTCCGCTCGCACTTGGGATGACGTCTCCGGTATTGTGCGAACAATCGGTATCCATGTCGTGGATGAGGACCATCGGAAATTCACGCAATACGCTCTTGATTTGAATCTCATCATCAACGCTCTCAACAATCGGGATGCGTCGTTTGAAAACCTACACCGCGGCGAGGAAATATTTCAGCAACTGCTCGATTACGCGGAGATCCATTTCAGTCACGAAGAACGCATTATGCGGGACAGAAAGAGTCCTATGCTGACGCAGCACCTTGAACAGCACGGTATGTTCATGGGGATGATCGAAGGGCATTATCATGATTTCAAGCGTGGTCGTTTACAGATGGTTTCTGGTTTGAAACTCTCGATTCTGGACTGGTGGGTGAACCATATAAATGTGGTTGATTACCAGACATTCGTTCTCGGAGAGATTGGTGGCAAGGAGGCTGGGGAATATGCAGAAAGCGATTGA
- a CDS encoding DUF922 domain-containing Zn-dependent protease: MFRSTIIATISTLFLLTAAPCLADVVKTETVKYYMVSGKGKKEIVRSMRRNSPIKEKGRTFQGNTSSQIKYKFTWIRKNGVCTINKVTVRIHITYLYPKLAQQTSKAIRQWWDTYMDRLTEHELVHGEIALESAHVLDHALNTLKTPNCDNVEKRVKNKFDSIMQKYKKKQRDYDKLTNHGINQERFKGIQHL, encoded by the coding sequence ATGTTTCGCAGTACAATTATCGCCACGATTTCGACACTCTTCCTTCTGACTGCCGCCCCATGTCTGGCGGATGTCGTCAAGACGGAGACCGTTAAGTATTACATGGTGAGCGGAAAAGGGAAAAAAGAAATTGTCCGAAGCATGAGACGCAATTCGCCCATCAAGGAGAAAGGACGGACATTTCAGGGGAACACGTCTTCACAGATCAAATACAAATTTACATGGATTCGCAAAAACGGCGTCTGCACCATCAACAAGGTGACGGTCCGAATTCACATCACATACCTGTACCCCAAACTGGCCCAGCAAACGTCCAAGGCCATACGTCAGTGGTGGGACACCTATATGGATCGATTAACCGAGCATGAACTCGTACATGGTGAAATCGCTCTTGAATCGGCTCACGTTCTGGACCATGCCCTCAATACTCTCAAAACGCCGAACTGCGACAACGTCGAAAAGCGTGTCAAAAACAAATTCGATTCCATCATGCAGAAATACAAGAAAAAACAAAGAGATTACGACAAGTTGACCAACCACGGCATTAATCAGGAACGTTTCAAGGGTATACAACACCTATAA
- a CDS encoding HlyD family type I secretion periplasmic adaptor subunit, whose protein sequence is MSPSNGKIRVNKRESLHLSQALLLEETGVPRLVRYVILTLTLVIAAFIAWASITRIDEVAVTSGKIIPSGHVKRVQSEDGGVVLDILVREGEAVTKGQDLITMDPTVSVSNLDQHLVRSASLTMRKERLQALIDGREPDYSGVESKYAELAAQQTRLHAQKMESMEVTKAILNNQIKQYEAELKELSNREKTLREQYQLMKEEYETYENLFKRELVGKTEFFGIKRQFLQVQEYLNQIPVRRIQVGEKLTESKNRLVKLREDALENWMAELATIEAEFSEVREVIKRYEMDVFQLSIKAPEDGVVHNLQINSTGEVVKPGETVLELVPMGKSLVAEVRISSRDIGHIQEDQPVTVKLTAYDYARYGGMKGILTDISPTTIVDEKGSVYYEGIITLESNYLKKGSKKLLILPGMTVQADIKTGDKTLIGYFMKPIYLSLAQSFRER, encoded by the coding sequence ATGAGTCCTTCAAATGGAAAAATCCGCGTTAACAAAAGGGAGTCTCTCCATCTTTCACAGGCTTTGCTGCTGGAAGAAACCGGAGTGCCCCGACTTGTTCGGTATGTGATTCTCACCCTTACGTTGGTTATCGCGGCGTTCATCGCCTGGGCGTCGATTACCAGAATCGACGAAGTGGCAGTGACTTCCGGTAAAATCATACCGTCAGGTCACGTCAAGCGTGTGCAAAGTGAAGACGGTGGTGTGGTTTTGGACATACTTGTCCGTGAAGGCGAGGCCGTCACCAAGGGGCAGGATCTCATAACCATGGACCCGACGGTTTCGGTCTCCAATCTTGACCAGCATCTGGTCCGTAGCGCGTCACTTACCATGCGAAAGGAACGTTTGCAGGCTCTCATAGATGGCAGGGAGCCCGACTATTCCGGTGTCGAATCGAAATATGCCGAGCTGGCAGCCCAGCAGACTCGTCTTCACGCCCAGAAGATGGAGTCCATGGAAGTGACCAAAGCTATTCTCAATAACCAGATCAAGCAATACGAAGCCGAACTCAAGGAACTTAGCAACCGGGAGAAAACGCTTCGTGAACAGTATCAGTTGATGAAGGAAGAATATGAGACCTACGAAAACCTGTTCAAACGGGAGTTGGTCGGCAAAACCGAGTTTTTTGGTATCAAACGGCAGTTTCTTCAGGTTCAGGAATACCTTAATCAAATTCCCGTTCGTCGTATTCAGGTGGGGGAAAAGCTGACGGAAAGCAAAAACCGGCTTGTTAAATTGAGAGAGGATGCGCTTGAAAACTGGATGGCGGAACTGGCCACGATTGAAGCCGAGTTTTCTGAAGTCCGAGAAGTGATTAAGCGCTACGAAATGGACGTATTCCAGCTTTCCATCAAAGCCCCGGAAGACGGCGTTGTGCACAATCTTCAGATCAATTCGACCGGGGAGGTTGTCAAACCCGGTGAAACGGTGCTTGAACTGGTTCCTATGGGAAAATCATTGGTTGCAGAAGTCCGCATCTCTTCACGCGACATCGGCCATATTCAGGAAGACCAACCTGTAACGGTAAAACTCACAGCGTATGATTATGCGCGGTATGGCGGTATGAAGGGCATACTTACGGACATTTCGCCAACCACCATCGTGGATGAAAAAGGAAGTGTGTATTACGAAGGCATTATCACTCTTGAGTCCAATTACTTGAAGAAGGGAAGCAAGAAACTCCTGATTCTTCCCGGAATGACCGTTCAGGCAGATATCAAGACAGGCGACAAGACGCTGATCGGTTATTTCATGAAGCCGATTTACCTGTCTTTGGCGCAGTCGTTCAGGGAACGTTGA
- a CDS encoding FAD-dependent oxidoreductase: MAKKIYRIDGHEDGVRIESRILEERVQAAIRTGARKLEIDAMGQHGIGGRLWISKEEPIHVTITGSPGQRIGSKGFPGTTIEIMGAASDDIGWLNAGAEIVVHGSASNGACNAMAQGKVFVAGDIGARGMTMTKTNPRFAAPELWVLGSVGDYFAEFMAGGTAVVCGHDAQNPKNVLGYRPCVGMVGGRIFVRGPIDGFSQADAVMEPIDDETWEWLTESLAEYLGKIKRPRLLKRLTRREEWQLIRARTPFEKKGRVRRSMADFRANVWDAELGQGGMIGDLTDLDRSPIPLIVHGDLRRKVPVWENRKYMAPCQSSCPTGMPVQERWRLVRDGLIDEAVDLALAYTPFPATVCGYLCPNLCMEGCTRSTQQGMAAVDITKLGREGYKSKAPELPPLSGKRVAVIGGGPAGISVAWQIRMKGHEAVVYDMAETLGGKISSSIPNSRVPKEVVEAEVQRAAEVLPHVHLQQELKGKEFEALRDEYDYVVLAVGAQKPRVIPVPGHERIYPALTFLKDAKKGKAKIGRKLVIIGAGNVGCDVATVAAGVGAEDIRLIDIQEPASFGKERKEAEEVGARFKWPCFTKEITEDGVLLQSGELLEADTVIMSIGDAPDIEFLPDNIALDRGHVVVNDDYQTTDSRVFAIGDVVRPGLLTHAIGHGRRAAEVIDDLFNGRRPQSDTREMIDYTRMTLEYFDPRVVEFSDMNQCGAECSSCGACRDCYICDTVCPESAITRVELEDGGFERVVDPEKCIACGFCANSCPCGIWDMKEPAPLG, from the coding sequence ATGGCTAAGAAGATATATCGTATAGACGGGCATGAAGACGGCGTCCGCATAGAGTCGCGCATTCTTGAGGAGCGCGTTCAGGCTGCTATTCGAACCGGTGCCCGCAAGCTTGAAATAGACGCCATGGGCCAGCATGGCATTGGCGGTCGGCTCTGGATTTCCAAGGAGGAGCCGATCCACGTCACCATTACGGGATCACCGGGCCAGCGTATCGGTTCCAAAGGATTCCCCGGCACAACCATTGAGATCATGGGGGCCGCGTCCGATGACATCGGCTGGCTGAACGCCGGGGCCGAGATCGTTGTGCACGGCAGCGCCAGCAACGGCGCGTGCAATGCCATGGCTCAGGGCAAGGTCTTTGTTGCGGGTGACATCGGTGCGCGTGGCATGACCATGACCAAGACGAACCCTCGGTTTGCTGCACCGGAACTGTGGGTGCTCGGATCGGTCGGTGATTATTTCGCCGAGTTCATGGCGGGCGGCACGGCTGTTGTCTGCGGACATGATGCCCAGAACCCGAAAAACGTCCTTGGCTACCGGCCCTGTGTCGGGATGGTCGGCGGGCGGATTTTCGTGCGTGGTCCCATCGACGGATTTTCGCAGGCAGATGCGGTCATGGAGCCTATCGATGATGAAACATGGGAATGGCTGACGGAAAGTCTGGCTGAGTATCTCGGGAAGATAAAGAGGCCGAGACTGCTCAAGCGCCTGACCCGCCGCGAGGAGTGGCAGCTAATTCGCGCCAGAACCCCGTTTGAAAAGAAGGGCAGGGTACGTCGTTCCATGGCGGATTTCCGGGCGAATGTCTGGGATGCCGAACTCGGGCAGGGGGGCATGATCGGTGATTTGACCGATCTTGACCGTTCTCCGATTCCGCTCATTGTGCATGGTGATTTGCGCCGCAAGGTGCCGGTCTGGGAAAACCGCAAGTACATGGCCCCCTGTCAATCCAGCTGTCCTACCGGCATGCCCGTGCAAGAACGCTGGCGTCTGGTGCGTGACGGCCTGATCGACGAAGCCGTTGATCTCGCATTGGCGTACACGCCGTTCCCGGCCACGGTCTGCGGATATCTCTGCCCGAATCTCTGCATGGAAGGGTGTACCCGTTCCACGCAGCAGGGCATGGCTGCGGTTGATATCACCAAACTCGGACGGGAAGGGTACAAGAGCAAGGCCCCGGAACTGCCGCCCCTTTCCGGGAAGCGCGTGGCCGTCATCGGCGGCGGGCCTGCCGGTATTTCCGTGGCGTGGCAGATACGCATGAAGGGACACGAGGCCGTTGTCTATGACATGGCCGAGACGTTGGGTGGCAAGATATCTTCTTCCATCCCCAATTCCCGCGTGCCCAAGGAAGTCGTTGAGGCCGAGGTTCAGCGTGCCGCCGAGGTCCTGCCGCATGTTCATCTTCAGCAGGAACTCAAGGGCAAGGAGTTTGAAGCGCTTCGGGATGAGTACGATTACGTGGTGCTCGCTGTCGGTGCCCAGAAGCCGCGTGTCATTCCGGTTCCCGGTCATGAACGTATTTACCCGGCTCTCACGTTTCTTAAGGACGCGAAAAAGGGTAAGGCGAAGATCGGCAGGAAGCTCGTCATCATCGGTGCGGGTAACGTCGGCTGTGACGTCGCAACCGTGGCGGCGGGCGTCGGAGCCGAGGATATCAGGCTGATTGATATTCAGGAGCCGGCCTCTTTCGGCAAGGAGCGCAAGGAAGCCGAGGAAGTCGGCGCACGATTCAAGTGGCCTTGCTTCACCAAGGAGATTACCGAAGACGGTGTTCTGTTGCAGAGCGGTGAACTGCTTGAGGCAGATACGGTCATCATGTCTATCGGTGATGCGCCGGACATCGAGTTCCTGCCGGACAATATTGCGCTGGATCGTGGGCACGTGGTGGTCAATGACGATTACCAGACCACGGACTCCAGAGTGTTTGCCATCGGCGATGTCGTTCGTCCTGGATTGCTGACCCATGCCATTGGGCACGGACGCCGCGCAGCGGAAGTCATTGACGATCTGTTCAACGGACGTCGGCCTCAGTCCGATACCCGGGAAATGATCGATTATACCCGCATGACGCTTGAATACTTTGATCCGCGCGTCGTCGAGTTCAGTGACATGAACCAGTGCGGTGCGGAGTGCTCGTCCTGCGGTGCCTGCCGCGATTGTTATATCTGCGATACCGTATGCCCGGAATCGGCCATTACCCGTGTTGAACTGGAGGACGGCGGCTTTGAGCGTGTCGTGGACCCGGAGAAGTGTATCGCTTGCGGATTCTGCGCGAATTCCTGTCCCTGCGGTATCTGGGATATGAAGGAGCCCGCTCCTCTGGGGTAG
- a CDS encoding universal stress protein codes for MKHILLATHGTPGARKAEALARQWADNYGAKVTVLSIINEAWGDMTCDDWLNTSTTRNRFGKYVAGEIASEIQAVWDRVKNDFNELETDFITESGTLDSALVSAVGKVNPDVVIMGAWQKVQAPGFKDRFQNKVLHPQIQCPLVVAP; via the coding sequence ATGAAGCATATACTCCTCGCCACACACGGAACCCCGGGCGCACGCAAGGCCGAAGCTCTTGCCCGCCAATGGGCCGACAATTACGGAGCCAAAGTCACCGTCCTTTCAATCATCAATGAGGCATGGGGCGACATGACCTGCGACGACTGGCTCAACACGTCCACGACGCGAAATCGATTCGGCAAATACGTGGCCGGTGAGATCGCCAGTGAAATTCAGGCGGTCTGGGATCGCGTGAAAAATGATTTCAATGAGCTGGAAACCGATTTCATCACTGAGAGTGGAACGCTGGACAGCGCTCTGGTTTCCGCAGTCGGCAAGGTCAATCCCGATGTGGTGATCATGGGAGCTTGGCAAAAAGTGCAGGCTCCCGGCTTCAAGGACCGTTTTCAAAACAAAGTTCTGCATCCGCAGATTCAATGCCCTCTGGTGGTGGCGCCATGA
- a CDS encoding protein kinase, producing the protein MWSALENMAFRESLPIPLETGRSIHDILVRYQLSQGRYNLYFQGMRGLKPYLFKQFYCLDTNAFLRWQNEARFIDLPQTPGYIWPCEEWRGGLISPFKEGLQLDQWLETTQPSLQVRLRKAAQLIQRIACLHRSGIQHRNLSPANIWINDETLFISNFGTARCDKWDDFWVDSVLPVAVDTTYASPESLQGKTCDQSHDMYAFGSLLHLLLTGKPPFGRVKHLLRQVAPGSIKPTPSLSTNEVPTLIQKLATASLAIDPSDRPTAMEAARELSDYGETHCTKGKVGFPMNGSHKNKQKILVFIKDDERAVPLFDSAMQQAENEQSQFLFVGLIPDNLPSGHKERFMGRLYRKLGNGLMRCRQHRLSWSLRLFENTVPERTARNLIEQYWPDQIFLGQAMTKPLSSFSKIFLHSTNSETPKINLIR; encoded by the coding sequence ATGTGGAGCGCCTTGGAAAATATGGCTTTTCGGGAAAGCCTTCCCATCCCTCTGGAAACAGGGAGGTCGATTCACGACATCCTTGTACGATACCAGTTGAGTCAAGGTCGCTATAATCTCTATTTCCAAGGCATGAGAGGGCTCAAGCCCTACCTTTTCAAACAGTTCTACTGTCTCGACACCAATGCCTTTCTGCGCTGGCAGAACGAGGCCAGATTCATCGATCTACCACAAACTCCGGGATATATTTGGCCGTGCGAGGAATGGCGCGGCGGCCTGATCTCACCATTCAAGGAAGGTCTTCAGCTCGATCAATGGCTTGAGACGACACAACCTTCCCTACAGGTTCGGCTGAGGAAAGCAGCGCAACTCATCCAGAGAATCGCCTGTTTACATCGGTCCGGCATACAGCACCGCAACCTGTCACCCGCCAACATCTGGATAAACGACGAAACTCTCTTTATTTCAAATTTTGGAACAGCCCGTTGTGACAAATGGGATGACTTCTGGGTCGACTCAGTCTTGCCTGTAGCAGTTGACACGACCTATGCCTCGCCAGAGTCTTTGCAGGGAAAAACGTGTGATCAAAGCCATGACATGTACGCTTTCGGCTCGTTGCTCCATTTGCTGCTGACGGGCAAGCCGCCGTTCGGGAGGGTCAAACACCTGCTCAGACAAGTCGCACCCGGATCAATCAAGCCCACCCCGTCACTCTCCACAAACGAAGTTCCGACCTTGATACAGAAGCTGGCAACAGCCAGCCTTGCGATTGATCCATCAGATCGTCCCACAGCAATGGAGGCTGCACGGGAACTCAGCGACTACGGAGAAACTCACTGCACAAAGGGAAAAGTCGGATTTCCCATGAATGGGAGCCATAAAAACAAGCAGAAAATTCTGGTTTTTATCAAAGACGATGAGCGGGCAGTTCCCCTTTTCGATTCGGCCATGCAACAAGCAGAAAACGAGCAGTCGCAATTCCTCTTTGTCGGCCTCATCCCGGACAACCTGCCCAGCGGCCACAAGGAACGATTCATGGGGCGGCTATATCGCAAATTAGGAAACGGACTGATGCGATGCCGTCAACACAGGCTGTCATGGAGCCTGCGCTTATTCGAAAACACGGTGCCGGAACGAACGGCCCGGAATCTGATCGAACAATATTGGCCAGATCAAATCTTCCTCGGGCAAGCCATGACCAAGCCATTGAGTTCTTTCAGCAAAATTTTTCTGCATTCAACGAATTCAGAAACACCAAAAATCAACCTCATCCGTTGA
- a CDS encoding ATP-binding cassette domain-containing protein has translation MQKAIEAQAFTLPGGLGPCIPPLLDALGWRGSDVHLAEAMPHLSDSLDLSDLLNVMANLKFGSRSTATRFNVLDPRMLPCLFMEDSGHAMALIKGDGKTVLAFDLDTKSYKAIEPDSRQGTAFFFAQVDSRGHSLHRKQSEWFRKVINRFAKPLRQGFLISFLLSVLALTLPLFVMTIYDQMPFFDNNTTLAYIVVGVLVFILSDFGLRLIRSGILSFIGARLGNIVGNEVFRRILYLPPAHTESASIGSQAARIKDFDTVRDFFSGQAFVALLEIPFIVMLVFAMWLLGGSVVFVPVVAIVLFGVLAAIYLPLVKRANDQVAKSGAARQELVMEMLTKIRAIKQTSTPVMWENRYRLLSAECAANSYRSSQLASQINMLTNTLIMGAGVSTMAISVTNVLAKEMSMGALVACMILVWRVLAPLRSGFVVMLQVERINKSVRQVDRLMNLDIEQHTESLLTLNRDLRGDVEFSQVSIRYMNDAHPALLGVSFSVSHGEILAIAGHDGAGKSTILKLIMGLYRPQAGRIALDNTSLRQMDPLSLRRSIGYAPQTPQFFYGTIAQNLRLTNPVAFDDELEDACLRAGVLDEVEALPNGFNTRIGDYQMKLMPITFLRKLNLARTLVCAPSLLLLDETVERPGFEERETFIDMLDEMRGNTTTIAVTNHSGYLEAADKILWLEKGRVRMFGPSAEVLPHLPEEYQC, from the coding sequence ATGCAGAAAGCGATTGAAGCTCAAGCATTTACCCTTCCGGGAGGGTTGGGCCCATGCATCCCCCCGCTACTTGACGCACTGGGATGGCGCGGGAGTGATGTGCATTTGGCCGAAGCAATGCCTCACCTCAGCGACTCTCTGGATTTGTCTGACTTGCTTAATGTCATGGCCAATCTCAAGTTTGGAAGCCGCTCCACGGCAACCCGGTTCAATGTACTCGATCCGCGCATGTTGCCCTGTCTTTTTATGGAAGATAGTGGACATGCAATGGCTTTGATCAAAGGTGACGGGAAAACGGTTCTCGCTTTTGATCTGGATACCAAGTCATACAAGGCCATAGAACCTGATTCTCGTCAGGGAACAGCTTTCTTTTTCGCGCAGGTCGATTCGCGAGGACATTCTCTGCACCGCAAGCAGTCGGAATGGTTCAGAAAAGTTATCAATAGGTTTGCCAAGCCTCTTCGCCAGGGATTTCTCATATCCTTTTTGCTCAGCGTGTTGGCCCTGACATTGCCTTTGTTCGTCATGACCATCTACGATCAGATGCCGTTCTTTGATAACAATACGACCTTGGCCTATATCGTGGTCGGAGTGTTGGTCTTTATCCTGAGTGACTTCGGACTGCGTCTCATTCGTTCGGGGATTTTGAGTTTCATCGGAGCACGGCTTGGGAATATAGTCGGCAACGAGGTCTTCAGACGTATTCTGTACCTTCCTCCTGCTCATACCGAATCCGCTTCCATCGGATCTCAGGCTGCACGCATCAAGGATTTCGACACCGTTCGTGATTTTTTTTCAGGGCAGGCATTTGTCGCTTTGCTCGAGATTCCCTTTATCGTCATGCTTGTTTTTGCCATGTGGCTGCTTGGTGGGTCGGTTGTCTTCGTTCCCGTTGTAGCCATTGTTCTATTTGGCGTTTTGGCTGCCATATATCTGCCATTGGTAAAACGAGCCAATGACCAAGTGGCGAAATCCGGGGCTGCCCGCCAAGAATTGGTCATGGAAATGTTGACCAAGATACGGGCCATCAAGCAGACCAGCACGCCTGTCATGTGGGAAAACCGGTATCGCCTGTTGTCTGCTGAATGTGCTGCCAATTCATACCGTTCCTCGCAGCTTGCTTCACAGATCAATATGCTGACCAATACACTTATTATGGGCGCGGGTGTGTCCACCATGGCGATTTCGGTTACCAACGTCCTGGCCAAGGAAATGTCCATGGGCGCATTGGTGGCATGCATGATTCTGGTCTGGCGCGTACTTGCGCCTCTCCGTTCCGGGTTCGTTGTCATGCTTCAGGTAGAACGCATCAACAAGAGTGTCCGGCAGGTGGACCGGCTCATGAATCTGGACATTGAGCAGCACACGGAATCCCTGCTTACGCTGAACAGGGACCTGCGTGGTGACGTGGAGTTTTCCCAAGTCTCCATCCGATATATGAACGATGCTCACCCGGCATTGCTTGGTGTCAGTTTTTCGGTTTCTCACGGTGAAATTCTGGCAATCGCAGGACATGACGGCGCGGGCAAATCAACCATTCTCAAACTGATCATGGGGCTGTACCGACCACAGGCAGGCCGAATTGCTTTGGATAATACCAGCCTGCGACAGATGGACCCGCTTTCGCTACGCCGGTCCATCGGATATGCCCCGCAAACGCCTCAGTTTTTTTACGGGACGATTGCCCAGAATTTACGACTGACAAACCCGGTGGCGTTTGACGATGAACTGGAGGATGCTTGTCTGCGGGCAGGAGTTCTTGATGAAGTCGAAGCGCTTCCCAATGGGTTCAACACAAGGATCGGTGACTATCAGATGAAGCTTATGCCGATCACGTTTCTCAGGAAACTCAACCTTGCAAGGACACTTGTCTGTGCTCCGTCCCTGCTTTTGCTTGATGAGACTGTAGAACGGCCCGGATTCGAAGAGAGGGAAACATTTATCGACATGCTGGATGAAATGCGGGGTAATACGACGACTATCGCGGTGACCAATCATTCCGGCTACCTTGAAGCGGCTGACAAGATACTTTGGTTGGAGAAAGGGCGAGTCCGAATGTTTGGACCATCTGCCGAAGTGCTTCCCCATTTGCCTGAAGAATACCAATGCTGA